One part of the Actinomycetes bacterium genome encodes these proteins:
- a CDS encoding potassium/proton antiporter: MSDVEDFALLVLAAAAAITAAVLSSPISERIRVPAPAIFLLAAALASDVVPALGQLSVTTVQRVVTVALAIILFDGGMHIGWQRFREAAGPVIWVGVAGTFVTAAALAVLAHALFGLDWWPALLLGTALAPTDPVVVFSVLGRREVAGRSGTILEGESGANDPVGIALMASLLTAGQTAGLDAAGSIAGEFLLQLAVGAAVGVAGGALLVGFMRRVPLPSEGLYPLRVLAAAMVIYGAATVAHGSGFLAVFIAGILAGDARAPYKGEIERFHAALASLAEIVAFIVLGLTVGLHTLPDGGAWRIGLALAVLLTFVVRPLLVGLLLLPVRLTWGERLFVLWAGLKGAVPILLGTFLLAAGVPDASRLYAVVFVVVAFSVVVQGGLVPAVAARLGVPMRIVEPEPWSLGVRFRHEPRGLRRHVVAAGSPADGCMIGDLDLGEDVWISLVIRHGQLVPVQGSTALRAGDEILALTDPQRAPDLAPLFTAPRPGTRDADPTPS, translated from the coding sequence ATGAGCGACGTGGAGGACTTCGCGCTGCTCGTGCTGGCCGCCGCCGCCGCCATCACGGCGGCGGTGCTGTCCAGCCCGATCAGCGAGCGAATCCGGGTCCCCGCCCCCGCGATCTTCCTGCTCGCCGCCGCGCTGGCCTCCGACGTCGTGCCAGCGCTGGGCCAGCTGTCGGTCACCACGGTCCAGCGGGTGGTGACCGTGGCGCTTGCGATCATCCTGTTCGACGGCGGGATGCACATTGGCTGGCAGCGGTTCCGGGAGGCAGCAGGCCCGGTGATCTGGGTCGGCGTGGCCGGCACGTTCGTCACCGCCGCGGCGCTGGCGGTCCTCGCCCACGCGCTGTTCGGTCTGGACTGGTGGCCGGCGCTGCTGCTGGGCACAGCGCTGGCCCCGACCGACCCGGTGGTGGTGTTCTCGGTGCTCGGCCGACGGGAGGTCGCCGGGCGCAGCGGCACCATCCTGGAAGGGGAGTCCGGCGCCAACGACCCGGTCGGCATCGCGCTCATGGCCAGCCTGCTGACCGCTGGCCAGACCGCGGGCCTGGACGCGGCGGGCAGCATCGCGGGCGAGTTCCTGCTGCAGCTAGCGGTCGGCGCGGCGGTCGGGGTGGCCGGTGGGGCGCTGCTGGTGGGGTTCATGCGCCGGGTGCCGCTACCCAGCGAGGGCCTGTACCCGCTTCGCGTGCTCGCCGCCGCCATGGTGATCTACGGCGCGGCGACCGTCGCCCACGGCTCCGGCTTTCTGGCCGTGTTCATCGCCGGCATCCTGGCCGGGGACGCACGCGCCCCCTACAAGGGTGAGATCGAGCGGTTCCACGCCGCCCTGGCCAGCCTGGCCGAGATCGTGGCCTTCATCGTGCTCGGCCTCACCGTGGGCCTGCACACCCTGCCCGACGGTGGCGCGTGGCGCATCGGCCTTGCCCTGGCGGTGCTGCTGACCTTCGTGGTCCGCCCGCTGCTGGTCGGGCTGCTGCTGCTGCCGGTCCGGCTGACCTGGGGGGAGCGGCTGTTCGTGCTGTGGGCCGGGCTCAAGGGTGCGGTCCCGATCCTGCTCGGCACCTTCCTGCTCGCCGCCGGCGTGCCCGACGCGTCCCGGCTGTACGCCGTCGTCTTCGTGGTCGTGGCCTTCTCGGTCGTCGTGCAGGGCGGCCTTGTGCCTGCCGTGGCGGCCCGGCTCGGTGTGCCGATGCGTATCGTGGAACCCGAACCGTGGAGCCTGGGCGTGCGGTTTCGCCACGAGCCACGCGGGCTGCGCCGCCACGTCGTGGCGGCTGGCTCCCCGGCCGACGGCTGCATGATCGGCGACCTCGACCTCGGCGAAGACGTGTGGATCAGCCTCGTGATCCGCCACGGCCAGCTCGTCCCCGTCCAGGGCTCCACCGCGCTGCGCGCCGGCGACGAGATCCTCGCGCTGACCGACCCCCAGCGGGCCCCAGATCTCGCGCCGCTCTTCACGGCCCCCAGGCCAGGCACCCGCGACGCCGACCCCACACCGTCCTGA
- a CDS encoding zf-TFIIB domain-containing protein, with translation MNCPVDRTPLTMTERQGVEIDYCPSCRGVWLDRGELDKLIERSASWSPRRERGYGDHDDDYDDDDDDREHRSRSYGHESYGHRPYDKKQKRKGMLGELFDF, from the coding sequence ATGAACTGTCCCGTCGACCGCACGCCGCTCACGATGACAGAACGCCAAGGCGTCGAGATCGACTACTGCCCGTCATGCCGGGGGGTGTGGCTGGACCGGGGGGAGCTGGACAAGCTGATCGAGCGCTCGGCGTCCTGGTCGCCCAGGCGCGAGCGGGGCTACGGCGACCACGACGACGACTACGACGACGACGACGACGACCGCGAGCACCGGTCGCGCTCCTACGGCCACGAGTCCTACGGGCACCGGCCCTACGACAAGAAGCAGAAGCGCAAGGGGATGCTCGGCGAGCTGTTCGACTTCTGA
- a CDS encoding TlpA disulfide reductase family protein — protein MRIRCVLLAFLALAVGACAAPQDGAGRPAAAAPATTAAARAATAPTGPARPLPHGITPAARRPPAPALRVTAFDGRTVTLDGFRGRPVVVSFFESWCGICRVEQPDLSQVAKEFAGRVGFVGVSYHDTVAAGRAYQGRFAVPYPLANDASGRTWARWRVPYQPVTVLVDKQGRVAERFDGGTTGGTLRTALTYLAGE, from the coding sequence ATGCGCATCCGGTGCGTCCTGCTTGCCTTCCTCGCCCTGGCCGTGGGCGCCTGCGCCGCGCCACAGGACGGCGCGGGGCGGCCGGCAGCCGCGGCCCCCGCCACCACGGCTGCCGCCCGGGCCGCCACCGCCCCGACGGGCCCGGCCAGGCCCCTGCCGCACGGGATCACGCCGGCGGCCCGGCGCCCGCCGGCCCCCGCCCTGCGGGTGACCGCCTTCGACGGCCGCACGGTCACGCTGGACGGCTTCCGAGGGCGGCCCGTGGTGGTGAGCTTCTTCGAGTCCTGGTGCGGGATCTGCCGGGTCGAGCAGCCCGACCTGTCGCAGGTGGCCAAGGAGTTCGCCGGCCGGGTCGGTTTCGTCGGCGTCTCCTACCATGACACCGTGGCCGCCGGCCGCGCCTACCAGGGCCGCTTCGCCGTCCCCTACCCGCTCGCCAACGACGCGTCCGGCCGGACGTGGGCCCGCTGGCGTGTGCCATACCAGCCGGTCACGGTGCTGGTCGACAAGCAGGGCCGGGTCGCCGAGCGCTTCGACGGCGGGACCACGGGCGGAACCCTCCGCACCGCCCTGACCTACCTGGCCGGTGAGTGA
- a CDS encoding sigma-70 family RNA polymerase sigma factor, whose product MTGVEVRRALAEAHRREWAFVVAATVRVTGDLDAAEECVQDAFVAALATWAERGVPANPGAWLTATARHRAVDVLRRAQTLRRKLPLLVGTEQAAPDPADGEEASMIGDDRLRLVFTCCHPALAREAQVALTLRLVCGLTTAEIARAFLVSEPTMAARITRAKHKIAAARIPYRVPPAHELPDRLDAVLTVVHLLYTTGHTAPRGDALVRADLVERALDLGRMLHALMPDEREVRGLLALLLLTDARRATRTGADGRLLLLEEQDRSCWDKQAITEGRELVLGALRRGRPGRFALQASIAAVHAEAPTYAQTDWREVVGLYDALLAVWPSPVVALNRAVAVAMMDGPAAGLAVLDSVADDPRLAAYPYLPATRADLLRRLGRADEAARAYQAALSLATNRAERHFLARRLAEVTDAG is encoded by the coding sequence GTGACCGGCGTCGAGGTCCGCCGGGCGCTGGCCGAGGCGCACCGTCGCGAGTGGGCGTTCGTGGTCGCCGCGACGGTGCGCGTGACCGGCGACCTCGACGCCGCCGAGGAGTGCGTCCAAGACGCCTTCGTCGCCGCGCTTGCGACCTGGGCGGAGCGTGGCGTCCCCGCCAACCCTGGCGCCTGGCTGACCGCCACCGCGCGGCACCGGGCTGTGGACGTGCTGCGTCGCGCCCAGACGCTGCGCCGCAAGCTGCCGCTGCTGGTCGGCACCGAGCAGGCAGCGCCCGACCCAGCCGACGGCGAGGAGGCGAGCATGATCGGTGACGACCGGCTGCGGCTGGTGTTCACCTGCTGCCACCCGGCGCTGGCGCGCGAGGCGCAGGTCGCGCTGACCCTGCGGCTGGTGTGCGGGCTGACCACCGCCGAGATCGCCCGGGCGTTCCTGGTCAGCGAGCCCACCATGGCGGCCCGCATCACCCGGGCCAAGCACAAGATCGCCGCGGCCCGCATCCCCTACCGGGTCCCTCCGGCCCATGAGCTGCCGGACCGGCTGGACGCGGTGCTGACGGTCGTCCACCTGCTCTACACCACCGGCCATACCGCGCCGCGGGGCGACGCGCTGGTGCGGGCCGACCTGGTCGAGCGCGCCCTCGACCTGGGCCGGATGCTGCACGCCCTCATGCCCGACGAGCGGGAGGTCCGCGGGCTGCTCGCGCTGCTGCTGCTCACCGACGCGCGTCGCGCGACGCGCACCGGCGCCGACGGCCGACTGCTGCTGCTCGAAGAACAGGACCGCTCGTGCTGGGACAAGCAGGCCATCACCGAGGGCCGCGAGCTGGTCCTCGGCGCCTTGCGCCGGGGCCGTCCGGGCCGCTTCGCCCTGCAGGCGTCGATCGCCGCTGTCCACGCAGAGGCCCCCACCTACGCCCAGACGGACTGGCGAGAGGTGGTCGGCCTGTACGACGCGCTGCTTGCAGTGTGGCCGTCCCCAGTCGTGGCGCTCAACCGCGCCGTCGCCGTCGCCATGATGGACGGCCCGGCGGCCGGGCTGGCCGTCCTGGACTCGGTCGCCGACGATCCACGGCTCGCGGCCTACCCCTACCTTCCGGCCACCCGTGCCGATCTGCTCCGGCGCCTCGGCCGAGCCGACGAGGCAGCGAGGGCCTACCAAGCTGCGCTCTCCCTGGCCACCAACAGGGCCGAGCGGCACTTCCTGGCCCGGCGGCTCGCCGAGGTCACCGACGCCGGCTGA
- a CDS encoding amino acid transporter: protein MATTTGVASPRLAARFRSWLLEGLTDQAKQMEGPHGGATGRHQHSWWKVMCLTGVDYFSTLGYQPGIAALAAGVLSPIATILLVLLTLFGALPIYRRVAEESPHGEGSIAMLERLLSWWQAKLFVLVLLGFVATDFVITITLSAADATAHVLENPLMPSFLEGHRVAVTLLLIGLLGGIFLRGFREAIGIAVGLVATYLALNLVVVVVALQHVLENPQVVVDWRHLLTTSYSSPLAMIAVALIVFPKLALGLSGFETGVAVMPLVRGAPTDTPEHPEGRIRNTRKLLVTAALIMSGFLVTSSFATTVLIPHREFEKGGQASGRALAYLAHQYLGNGFGTAYDLSTISILWFAGASAMVGLLNIVPRYLPRYGMAPEWTRAVRPLALVFTCVAFAITLLFRADVEAQAGAYATGVLVLMSSAAIAVTLSARRRGRRSAVIAFGLVTLAFAYTTVANVLERPEGIRIASFFVVVIVTTSIISRATRATELRVTEVRMDAAARCFVDQAATGEISIIANEPDARDEAEYREKEEQTRAAHHLPADDPVLFLEVTVLDPSEFASVLHVTGEERYGYRILRADSSAVPNAIAALLLYIRDRTSTLPHAYFEWTEGNPVMNLLRYLVFGDGEVAPVTREVLREAEPNRRRRPFVHVA, encoded by the coding sequence GTGGCCACGACGACGGGCGTTGCGAGCCCCCGGCTGGCTGCCCGCTTCAGGAGCTGGCTCCTGGAGGGCCTCACCGACCAGGCCAAGCAGATGGAGGGCCCGCACGGGGGGGCGACCGGGCGCCATCAGCATTCCTGGTGGAAGGTCATGTGCCTCACCGGGGTGGACTACTTCTCGACGCTGGGCTACCAGCCGGGAATCGCTGCCCTGGCCGCTGGCGTGCTCTCGCCCATCGCCACGATCCTGCTGGTCCTGCTCACGCTGTTCGGCGCGCTCCCGATCTACCGCCGCGTCGCCGAGGAGAGCCCCCATGGTGAGGGCTCGATCGCGATGCTCGAGCGGCTGCTGTCGTGGTGGCAGGCCAAGCTGTTCGTGCTGGTGCTGCTCGGCTTCGTGGCCACCGACTTCGTCATCACCATCACGCTCTCGGCAGCGGACGCCACCGCGCACGTCCTTGAGAACCCGCTCATGCCGAGCTTCCTCGAGGGCCACCGGGTCGCCGTCACACTGCTCCTGATCGGGCTGCTGGGCGGGATCTTCCTCAGGGGCTTCAGGGAGGCGATCGGGATCGCGGTCGGTCTCGTCGCCACCTACCTGGCGCTCAACCTGGTCGTGGTGGTCGTCGCCCTGCAGCACGTGTTGGAGAACCCGCAGGTCGTGGTCGACTGGCGGCACCTGCTGACCACCAGCTACAGCAGCCCGCTGGCGATGATCGCGGTGGCGCTCATCGTCTTCCCGAAGCTTGCACTCGGCCTGTCGGGCTTTGAGACCGGCGTGGCCGTGATGCCCCTGGTGCGTGGCGCGCCAACCGACACGCCCGAGCATCCCGAGGGCCGGATCCGCAACACCCGCAAGCTCCTTGTGACCGCCGCGCTGATCATGAGCGGCTTCCTGGTCACCAGCAGCTTCGCGACGACCGTGCTCATCCCCCATCGGGAGTTCGAGAAGGGCGGCCAGGCCAGCGGTCGCGCACTGGCGTACCTGGCCCACCAGTACCTGGGCAACGGCTTCGGGACCGCCTACGACCTGAGCACGATCAGCATCCTCTGGTTCGCCGGCGCCTCCGCGATGGTGGGGCTGCTGAACATCGTGCCGAGGTACCTGCCCCGCTACGGCATGGCTCCCGAGTGGACCCGTGCGGTACGCCCACTCGCGCTCGTGTTCACCTGCGTCGCCTTCGCGATCACCCTGCTGTTCCGGGCCGATGTCGAGGCGCAGGCCGGGGCGTACGCCACCGGCGTGCTGGTGCTGATGTCCTCAGCGGCCATCGCGGTGACGCTGTCGGCCCGGCGCCGTGGCCGCCGCTCCGCCGTGATCGCGTTCGGCCTGGTCACGCTCGCCTTTGCCTACACCACGGTCGCGAACGTCCTCGAGCGACCAGAGGGTATCCGCATCGCGTCCTTCTTCGTCGTCGTGATCGTCACCACCTCGATCATCTCCAGGGCGACGCGGGCCACCGAGCTGCGCGTGACCGAGGTGCGCATGGACGCGGCCGCCCGCTGCTTCGTCGACCAGGCGGCCACGGGCGAAATCAGCATCATCGCCAACGAGCCCGACGCCCGCGACGAGGCCGAGTACCGCGAAAAGGAGGAGCAGACGCGCGCGGCCCACCACCTCCCCGCCGACGACCCGGTCCTGTTCCTGGAGGTGACGGTGCTCGACCCCTCGGAGTTCGCCTCGGTGCTCCACGTCACCGGCGAGGAACGCTACGGCTACCGGATCCTGCGGGCCGACAGCTCCGCCGTGCCCAACGCGATCGCAGCCTTGCTGCTCTACATCCGCGACAGGACCAGCACGCTGCCCCACGCCTACTTCGAGTGGACCGAGGGCAACCCGGTCATGAACCTGCTGCGCTACCTCGTCTTCGGCGACGGTGAGGTCGCCCCTGTCACCCGGGAGGTGCTGCGGGAGGCAGAACCCAACCGCCGACGGCGCCCGTTCGTCCACGTGGCGTGA
- a CDS encoding ATP-binding cassette domain-containing protein encodes MLELKGLTRRYGDLVALDDLSFTVAEGQMFGFVGPNGAGKTTAMRIILGVLEPDAGEVRWRGRPMNGEIRKRVGYIPEERGLYPRMRVRDQLEYFARLHGLSAREARDAAAYWIEQLGVAQRASDRVEALSLGNQQRVQLAAALVHDPELLVLDEPFSGLDPVGVDVLAGVLKAKAAEGTPVIFSSHQLELVERLCEAVAIINKGRLVATGGVAGLRAAGRRRRLQVDVAGAPADWATGVPGMTVVDKSNGRVLRELDDDGDEQQVLDAARAAGRVTHFSAVEPSLADLFRQAVQA; translated from the coding sequence GTGCTGGAACTGAAGGGGCTGACCCGCCGCTACGGCGACCTGGTCGCCCTCGACGACCTGTCGTTCACCGTCGCCGAGGGCCAGATGTTCGGCTTCGTCGGCCCCAACGGCGCCGGCAAGACCACCGCCATGCGAATCATCCTCGGGGTCCTCGAACCCGACGCCGGCGAAGTGCGCTGGCGCGGCCGACCCATGAACGGCGAAATCCGCAAACGCGTCGGCTACATCCCCGAAGAACGTGGGCTCTATCCGAGGATGAGGGTCCGCGACCAGCTGGAGTACTTCGCCCGGTTGCACGGGCTCTCGGCCAGGGAAGCCCGCGACGCGGCCGCCTACTGGATCGAGCAGCTCGGCGTGGCACAGCGCGCCAGCGACCGGGTCGAGGCGCTGTCGCTCGGCAACCAGCAGCGGGTCCAGCTCGCCGCGGCCCTGGTCCACGATCCCGAGCTGCTCGTGCTGGACGAGCCCTTCTCGGGCCTGGACCCGGTCGGGGTCGACGTGCTCGCCGGCGTGCTCAAGGCCAAGGCGGCCGAGGGGACCCCGGTGATCTTCTCGAGCCACCAGCTCGAGCTGGTCGAGCGGCTGTGTGAGGCGGTGGCCATCATCAACAAGGGGCGGCTGGTCGCCACCGGCGGGGTCGCCGGGCTGCGCGCGGCCGGACGCCGCCGGCGCCTGCAGGTCGACGTGGCCGGCGCCCCGGCCGACTGGGCGACCGGCGTGCCGGGGATGACCGTGGTCGACAAGTCCAACGGCCGGGTGCTGCGCGAACTGGACGACGACGGCGACGAGCAGCAGGTCCTCGACGCCGCTCGTGCCGCGGGCCGGGTCACCCACTTCAGCGCGGTCGAGCCGTCCCTGGCCGACCTGTTCAGGCAGGCGGTGCAGGCCTGA
- a CDS encoding ABC transporter permease has product MTRFDGVRLVARRELVERTRDRSFLISTLVTLAILCAFIVVPKLLGSGRTPTYDIGLVGAESQRLSRALQEQAPLAGVKVKLHRPADLAAAEAALRDEKLDAVIVDGRQVVTKDDPDTELEVLVQSASRVARAQAALAGTDLNPAQIQSVLAPAPLPVQALEPSSPENRAREAIAFTAVFLLYGQIIGYGIAVASGVVEEKATRVVEVLLAAVRPVQL; this is encoded by the coding sequence ATGACCCGCTTCGACGGCGTGCGCCTGGTCGCGCGGCGGGAGCTGGTCGAGCGCACACGCGACCGGTCGTTCCTGATCTCGACCCTGGTGACGCTGGCCATCCTCTGCGCGTTCATCGTGGTACCCAAGCTGCTCGGCTCGGGCAGGACCCCGACCTACGACATCGGGCTGGTCGGGGCGGAGTCGCAGCGGCTCTCCCGGGCCCTCCAGGAGCAGGCACCCCTGGCGGGCGTGAAGGTCAAGCTGCACCGGCCGGCCGACCTGGCCGCCGCCGAGGCGGCCCTGCGCGACGAGAAGCTCGACGCCGTGATCGTCGACGGCAGGCAGGTCGTGACCAAGGACGACCCCGACACCGAGCTCGAGGTGCTCGTCCAGTCGGCCTCACGGGTCGCCCGCGCCCAGGCCGCGCTGGCCGGGACCGACCTGAACCCGGCGCAGATCCAGTCGGTGCTGGCGCCGGCGCCGCTGCCGGTGCAGGCGCTCGAGCCGAGCAGCCCCGAGAACCGGGCTCGGGAGGCCATCGCCTTCACCGCCGTGTTCCTGCTCTACGGGCAGATCATCGGCTACGGCATCGCGGTCGCCTCCGGGGTGGTGGAGGAGAAGGCCACCCGGGTCGTGGAGGTGCTGCTCGCGGCCGTGCGCCCGGTGCAGCTC
- a CDS encoding YciI family protein yields MAKYMLLIYGDESGFADPTPEQWDWMMKAHGEFAQGVAAQGGQILAGDALEPTATATSVRNGAAGGQAVTDGPFVETKEALGGFYLIEAADLDQALAFAKQCPAPGGGIELRPVMDTSGATPPGA; encoded by the coding sequence ATGGCGAAGTACATGCTGCTCATCTACGGTGACGAGTCCGGCTTCGCGGACCCCACACCTGAGCAGTGGGACTGGATGATGAAGGCCCACGGGGAGTTCGCGCAGGGCGTGGCAGCCCAGGGCGGCCAGATCCTCGCGGGCGACGCCCTGGAGCCCACGGCGACGGCCACCTCGGTCCGCAACGGCGCCGCAGGCGGCCAGGCCGTGACCGACGGTCCGTTCGTGGAGACCAAGGAGGCCCTGGGCGGCTTCTACCTCATCGAGGCGGCCGACCTCGACCAGGCCCTCGCCTTCGCCAAGCAGTGCCCTGCCCCGGGTGGCGGGATCGAGCTCCGGCCGGTCATGGACACCTCTGGGGCCACGCCGCCGGGGGCGTGA
- a CDS encoding zinc metalloprotease HtpX has protein sequence MGGRNYLKTTLLLASMSAVVLFIGSTIGGGRFLPLALGFAILMNGVAYFFSDKIAIRAARAAPVTEAEFPELYRIVQGLAVKASIPMPKLYVSPSRQPNAFATGRNPQHAAVAVTQGILPILDRRELEGVLAHELSHVMNRDILISSVAATMGAIITFLARLAWFIPLGGGDRDRNPLAEIALLILGPIAALVIQMAVSRSREFGADSSGAKLTADPLALASALRKIDAYSRGTLPATTSPSTAHLFISNPFKGSAGLAKMFSTHPPTAERVARLEAMVYDPRRY, from the coding sequence ATGGGTGGACGCAACTACCTGAAGACCACGCTGCTGCTCGCCTCCATGAGCGCCGTGGTCCTGTTCATCGGCTCGACCATCGGCGGCGGGCGGTTCCTGCCCCTCGCCCTCGGCTTCGCCATCCTCATGAACGGGGTGGCCTACTTCTTCTCGGACAAGATCGCCATCCGGGCGGCCCGGGCCGCTCCGGTGACCGAGGCAGAGTTCCCCGAGCTGTACCGGATCGTACAGGGGCTTGCCGTCAAGGCGAGCATCCCCATGCCCAAGCTGTACGTGTCGCCCAGCCGGCAGCCCAACGCGTTCGCGACCGGCCGCAACCCCCAGCACGCGGCGGTCGCGGTCACCCAGGGGATCCTGCCGATCCTCGACCGTCGCGAGCTGGAAGGCGTGCTCGCCCACGAGCTGTCCCACGTGATGAACCGCGACATCCTGATCTCGTCGGTGGCGGCCACAATGGGCGCGATCATCACGTTCCTGGCCCGGCTGGCCTGGTTCATCCCACTCGGGGGCGGCGACCGCGACCGCAACCCGCTCGCCGAGATCGCCCTGCTCATCCTCGGGCCGATCGCCGCGCTGGTGATCCAGATGGCCGTCTCGCGGAGCCGGGAGTTCGGCGCCGACTCCTCGGGCGCGAAGCTCACCGCCGACCCGCTCGCCCTGGCCAGCGCGCTGCGCAAGATCGACGCGTACTCGCGCGGCACCCTGCCCGCCACCACCAGCCCGTCAACCGCGCACCTGTTCATCTCCAACCCGTTCAAGGGCAGCGCCGGGCTGGCCAAGATGTTCTCGACCCACCCGCCCACGGCCGAGCGGGTCGCCCGCCTGGAAGCAATGGTCTACGACCCGCGGCGGTACTGA